The Victivallis sp. Marseille-Q1083 DNA window ATAACGATAATGCCGTAATGCGACAGTTTTATCATGACTTCACCGACAGTTCATTGCAGACAATTCTAACGCAATACGCATCGTTTCCAGAAGTATTTCCGTATGTAATCACGGATTATAATTTTCTTAAAGCATACCGCGAATTTCTTGCTATGTTGAAATTGTATACAGATTGTACGCAACAAGATTATGAGCTTGCCGTTCAAGCGGAAGCGCAACAGGAAAGTCCAATGCGCTTTTTATTGAAACAGCAAATTCAAAATATTGGGAAAAGTATTTTTAAAATTATAACTCCATCTGGCCTGAAACATACTGTAAAAGTTGATGATGAGGGTTATTTTGAAATCTTGTCTTGCGAAATCCCCGAACATGATGAGCAGAATATGCTTATGGAACTTGCAGATTGGGAAGCCAGATGGGAATATGGAACTGAATTATTAAAGACATTTCCTTCTATGACCTTCTATGACCTAAAAAGAAATATGAGTAATTCAGTGAGAAATGCTTCTATTTTTTTTCAGCCCCAAAAACAAAGTGGCCGGTATCTTTTAGATGTAATGAAACGATATTGTATATTGGAAGATGGGAAACGGTTGAAAAGTCTTATCGGTTATACACGTGTAATTGTTGAAGTAACCTATCTGCCGAAAGATAAAAAATACGAACTGAAAAGCAAGATTTTATTTTCAGATCCTCCCATCAAGGATTCAGTGTTTACGTATGATGCTGAAACGGAAAAACCAGCTTATGGGGAATTGAATTCGATTACAGTATGGATTATGATCATGTTACATAATTCTAGTCTTCCTTCTGAATCAGTGACCAGGGAACAATGCTGGAGCGCTGATGGTATGCAATATGAACTGACATCGGTAGGAATAGCACAAGATAATTTGTTTGCACGTGTGAAAGAGGTTGCTGTATCAAACTCTACCGATGGTTACTTAGAAGGAAGTTTTTTATTTGATTTGAACAAAGGGAAATATGTATCTGCAGATTATCATTATGTAAAGACTACAAAAGAGCGAGATGTGCTTATAGAAGTTAATATTCGCTCTCTGGATGAATGATAAGATTGTTTTTAAGTATATAACGCCGTGTGCAAGTTTTTTCATGAGAAAACCTGTTTAAACTGTAGAATCGGATCCCTGCGGCATATGAAGAAAGCAATTGATATGGTATGAGTCAATAACTTTCGCTCAATCCGGACAGTCAGATGCCATAGATTTCTTGCTCTGACTTGTTCAATGTGGAACCGTTTTGTCAATTGCCCGATCACGGTTTCAATCAGGCGTCTTCGATTGTTCAATGCTTTAACCTGAGAAGCGGGTCTTGAGTCTTTCATATTTGTCCGTAACGGAGTATGAAGTGTCATGCCGACCCTCCAGAATGCCTCTTATATTGCGTCATTACAGAGATGTCCGTTATCTCCAAGTATATGTGGCGCAGCATATCTCCGTTGTTGAAGTGACATTTCACGTTCATCGATATTTGTCGGAGCTCCGGATGACTCCATATTGGGGCCACCGGCAGGTATCCCTTCAAATCGTAATAGAGCATTGCTTGGGCCGGTGGTGGAGCTGGTGATCGGTCATTGTAAAAACGAATACAGAATGGATCGTAACCGGCTTCGCAGCAAACTCGGCGATAAGCTCAAAGTGATTTTCGTCGTGGCCGGATTCAATAGGCTTTTGCATAGCCAATACATAAGGTTACCAGCTTGCAACGCATCAACGAGGCATTGGGAGCCGCTCTGCGCTTCCACTTGCGTAATAATAGCTCAAAAGTCCGAAAAAAATAGTGATCTCTAGATTTTTAATAAGTCAACAGATGCAATTTTTCACTGTGTTTTCTGGATGTTGAAAACAATCCACAACATTCCTGCCGTCGACAACAAGAGTCACAAGTTTCCGGAAAGAAAACCTTCCAATCGGAGATAGATTGACACGCATATGGATATAAACCGGGCGGCAGCAGACAATGCGGCAGATTAAAAATTGCCACCGGTATATCGTAAGCGTTTAAAATACTTACAGCTCTTTCTAACTCTTGTTGATATTCTGCCGGATCAATCCATACCTCAACTTCGTGCTGGATTGCCAATCCGGTAAATTCCAGTCCCATGAAAACCACGGAGCCTACAAACGGCAAATTCCGATAAATGAATTCTGCCACTTTCGGCAAACGCCGCCAATTCTTTTTTTGAATCACGATGCGCAGTTCGATTTCCGCTTTGAAGCAGGCAAGTTGATAAAGACCATGCATTGTTTCCGACCAGGAGCCCTTCACTTGGGTGATTTCATCATGATCTCCACAGAAATCGGAATGTAGTGGAATACTGATCAACAACCTGTCCAATCCGACATTATTCAATTTCTCTGTATATATCGGATCGGCAAAAGCACGACCATTACTCAACAGTTGAATCGTTGTTTCAGGCAGCGTTTCCCGGATTTGCTTCAGAAGCTCGAATAATCGATCTCCCAGCAAAGTCGGTTCACCTCCGGAAATTCCTATGGTCGGTAGCTCGACCGGAGCGTGTTCCAGCAACTTTAGGCTCCGCCGGAAGTGAAATTCGACGTCATCTCGCTTTAATGGTGGTTGCGCACACATCAGGCAATGGTTATTACACTGTGACGTGACGAATAGGGTATTGTCATTAGAATAGATATCCCACCTGAACTTTTTCATCCGTTCCACTCCGCCAGCCAACGCCGAAATACCGGCATGACTTCTTCTTCGCGTTCAATAATCAGAGAGAAAAGATGCTCAATGATGGCGGTACACTTTTTGCAAACTTCAGAAGCAGGCCTATATCCGTACCGATCTTGCTGAACCGCATAATTGCGGACCGGATCTGCACCGCAATATGCCTGAAATGCACAGTCGGAACAGCCGGCAATTCCTTCAACAGTATTTACATCGGCCAAGTCTTGCACCTGGATGCCATGAAAAAGCTTTTCGTAAGATTCCGAGACAGGTCCTATTCTGAATTGAAAATCTCCGCAAGCGGCTAACATCCGGGATTCATCGGAAGCATATACATATCCGTCGCAGTGATAAACCGCCACTCCTGACATGAGGCCGGAAGGCGAACGCAGGTCGACGAAGCCGTCAGAAAATGGAGTTAGGATTCGCCGCAGAAACAACAATGTCAATTCCTCAACCAGTACCGTTCCGTTCCGATTCAAAGAGATAATATAATCCAGTGCCTTCCGGTAAAATGCAATAAAACGCTCTCCATATTCGGTCCAATCGAGATTCTGCATTGCCACGCCGTAAGGATTCAAAGAACGCAAAAAAACAGAATGGAAGCCAAGCTCAAGATAAGTATCAATAATTTCATGCGGTTTCGTCAATGAAGCCGGCGCTGCGGTCATCAAGGCGGATACTCGGTCTTCACCCAGCCATTCCCGCGCCCGGGCAATCCCGGTCGTTACCCGAGAATAACTGTCCTCGCGACCCCGATTGTGATTATGCAAATTCTCCGGACCATCCAATGAAGTAGAAATCAAAACATGGTATTGCCGACATATTTCCAACACCTCAGCCGAAAGTTCCACACAATTGGTACAAAGAACATAGGTGATTTGTTTACCGCACTCTACTTTCCTGCGTTCTGCCGTTTCGACTGCCAGCCGGAATAATTCCGGAACCAAGGATGGTTCACCTCCTTGAAATTCCATCGTCAATGCAGCCGCAGGACTTTGGAACATCAGATCGATCGAATACAAAAGAACAACTTCCGGCATATCGTAACCGACTGCATCCTGTTTTTGGCTGGAGGCTTGGCAATAAATACAATTCTGGTTGCAACGCAGGGTAAGTACGAAAATGTGCAGCGAGGTAAATTCATTCAAAAAAGCCTTTCGGGTACGGAGCCTCACTGCATATAAATCAAGCCATTCCGGAATCAGGGATTCACTGATGAAGAAAGCCGCAATCAGATCTTTGTACAATTCTTCCGTCGGTCTTATCTGCCGTCCTACGATACGTGCAACGGTGCCTGCCGGAACCACCAGAAAATCACCGACCTCGTTTACCAGCAATTCCCGACCAGCCAAATGCCGGAACCGGAACGGCAGCAAAAAATATCGTTCATTCATCATTGGCCCCGAATTCTGCTGTTTTTTCAAACTCGGCAAATGCCTTCACATACAGAATCGTTCGAATATCACGCGTTTCGCGCTCGACGATCTCTCGCAATTTATAATCGGCGAAATCCCGACTCAACCGTTCTTCAAGCTTTCGCAGTTCTTGTGGAGAAAACTCACCCTGTTTCTTTCGCAATGAAATCTGTTGTTGTCTTTCTCCTGAGTTCTCCCGCATAATCAAATATTCAGATGCCATCCAGTATAGGACATGAGAAATTACTTCATCACTGTAAATAGACAGATCTACCACGAAAGAAGCGATTGTCGGAGCTTTCAACTGTATCGCATCGATCATTCAGTCTCCGTTTCCTTGAAAGTCTTCAAACTTTCAATCAGACTGGAGGTTGCTTTGCCGTCCTCCGAAATTTCCAAAATAGTCTGAAGTTGGCGAATCGCCTTTTGAACGACTTGTGTTCCGATTACGAGACCGGCACTATTTCGCTTAAGATCCTGTTCGGAAAGATACCGTTGTGTAATCAATAACCGGATTAATTCTTTCCATTCTTTTCGTTCCGTCCCATTCCAACAGAGTGCCGCCTCAATCAGCTCGCCAACGTTTAATTCAGTTTTCATGCCGGCCACGACAACCGCTTTCATCATTTGCGGATTGCAGATGTTTTTTCCTGCTGCATCATACTGCAGATCTGCCTTTGTCATATATTCATATTCTACCAAAAAAGCAGCCAGTATCGCAACATGTTCTGGATTGATCTGGTCCCAAATCAATAGAGCTTTGATTGTACTGCTTCTCGCAAGACCATCTGCAGAAAGCCCGGCGGCCAATTGAAAACGCTTCACTGCTGCCATAACATTTTTTTCAAAAATGACCTCTCCTGAACCATTTTTTACAACAGCATTGGCTGCAAGAAAATTATGTTTAATCAGAAGCCGTCCCAATTCTGCAACGTCCATTCCGTAACAACCTTCTTCAAGGTTGCGTTCACCCAGCTTATATTGTGGTACCGCTGTTTGAGGTGTCGAACGTGTTTGCTTCGGGGATATTGATTGAACAGGCTGCCGACGCGGCGCAACCGGCGGAGTTGCCGGAATCGACGGAACTTGTGGGACGTAATAACTTCCACCGCCTCCACCAGTTCCGGATCGATGAGAAGAATGGGACGAATGAGAACGATGACTGCTATGGCTGCGATGCGCAGCTAAAGTCATTGAAGTCGCTCCATGATGATTCAGAATCAGTGAGTCAGGGGCATTCTTCTTTGGCTTATTCCGATCCTTCATATAACTATTCCCGAAAATCACCGGAAATGAGACAACTTCGGATCCATGTGCATTGACCAAAGAACTTACCGACGCCAGCAAAATACCTTGCAGAATTCTATAGAATTTTAGTTCCATAAAAAGAGCATTTTATATTATTATATTTAAAGATAATATCTAACTGTAAATATGATACAATATAAAACTGAAAAGTCAACAATAATGTTAAAAAATTTCATTAAATCATATCGATAGTGTCTCCGACCATCAAAGAAGCTGCCACCATCTTGAATAAAATGAACCCGAACAAATCTGCGACCCACTTTATCATGATGCTTAAAACGGTTGCGTTTTATCAAGTTCTGTAAATTACAAAAGTCATGAACTTGTTAATTTACGGAGTTTTTCTTGCCGACTTGGCGTGGAAATGAAAAAACTGATTTGCAAACCGCGAATCCGACGGTATGGTATGATTAAGAAATAAAATGATGCTTTGACTTGGACGTCGCCGGATGGTCAGGTCAACGGAAAGCACTGGAAATTCGTACCGTTAGGCCCTGGGGTGCGAATGAGCCGGTGCTTTTTTTTTTGCGTTTGGGACGAGGCTTGAAAGGAATGTTATGAAAAGCGGAGAAACGGATATTCGGAGCGAATTTGCCCGGTATGTATCCTTAAACCTTTTCGGCATGGTCGGATTGTCGCTTTACATCCTGGCCGACACCTTCTTTGTGGCCCGGGGAGTCGGCCGTGACGGACTGGCGGCGTTGAATCTGGCTATTCCGGTCTTTTCCCTGATCAGCGGCATCGGCTTGATGATCGGCATCGGCGGAGCCGCGCACTTCTCAATTTTACGCGGCAGCGGCCGGAAGCGGACGGCGGATGCCGTCTTCTCCGGAGCGGTCAAGCTGGCCGTGCTGTTCAGCCTGCTTTTCGTGATGATCGGAATTTTCTGGACCGAACGGCTGGCGCAATGGCTGGGAGCCGACCGGACGCTGCAGCCGTTGACCATTCCCTATATCCGGACACTGTTGCTGTTCGCTCCGGCTTTTCTCGGCAACAACCTGTTGATCGCTTTCGTCCGCAATGACGGCGGTCCGCGGCTGGCGATGATTGCGATGCTGGTCGGGAGCGCCGCCAATATCGTGCTGGATTACCTGTTCCTCTTTCCATTCGGCTGGGGAATGTTCGGAGCGGCGTTGGCGACCGGTCTTGCTCCGGTTATCGGCCTGGCGATTCTATCGTTCCATCCGTTACCGGGACGGAACCGTTTTCATTGGGGATCCCCGGGATTCCTGCCGGAGGCGGCCGGAAAGATTCTTGTGCTTGGAATGCCTTCGTTCATCACCGAGTTTTCATCGGGTGTCGTGATGCTGCTCTTCAACTGGACCATCCTGAAACTGGCCGGCAACCTCGGCGTCGCCGCTTACGGAGTGATCGCCAACATCGCCCTGATCGCCGTAGCGGCTTTTTCCGGCGTCGGCCAGGGAATCCAGCCATTGGTCAGCCGTGCCCACGGCGCCGGACATCATGAAAAAAGCCGGACCGTTCTGTTGCTGGCGCTGTGTCTCGCACTGCTGATCGGTGCGGGGTTGTACCTCATTCTGGCCTGTTTCCCGGATGCGGTCATCGGTATTTTCAACCGGGAAGGGGATGAGGGATTGCAGGAAATCGCCCGGCAGGGAACTTATCTTTACTTTATTGCCCTGTTGTTCATGGGAGGCAATATCGTGGCGGTCTCGTTCTTTACCGCCATCGGGAGAAGTTTGCCGCCGTTGCTCATCTCATTCCTGCGCGGCCCGGGAATCATCGTACCGATCCTGCTGATTTTCCCGTATTTCTGGGGATTGACCGGTGTCTGGCTGGTCATTCCGGCGGCAGAGAGCGCCACTTGGCTCTTGACGGCGGCCCTGCTGCTGAAGCGATGTCACGCCCGTACCGGCGGCCTGGCGGCTTGACGGGATTGCGGACGGTTGTTTTGCTTACGACCGGCCGGGAAAAATGGATTTTTTTGGGAAAAAAATTTGACAAAACCATAACTTATAACTATATTGGTTACAGGTTCAGAAAAGGATGGTTCCGATGATCAAAATTTCAACCCGCTTTTCGGTCGGCGTGCACATTCTGGCGCTGCTGGTCGTCTGCAAAGATTACCAGTGCACTTCCGAATTTATCGCCGGAAGCGTCAACACCAATCCGGTGGTGATCCGCCGCCTGATCGGCCGGTTGAAAAAAGCCGGGCTGGTCAGAGTATCCGCCGGTGTGGCCGGTGCGGCGCTGGCGAAAAAGCCGGAGGAAATCACGCTGCTGGATATTTATCGGGCGGTGGGAGCGGCGGACAGTACGCTGTTCGACATCCATGGCGATACCAATCTTCATTGTCCGGTCGGGGCGCATATCCAGTCGGCGCTCGACGGCAGCATCAGGGACGCCCAGAACGCTATGGAGTTGGAATTGGCGTCACAGACATTGGCCGATATCGTCCGAAATATCGAAGCGGAATGCCGATGAATTTTTTTCTGTCAACCTGTAACTGATATGGGTACAAAACAATGACAACCGGTTCCGGCGACGCCGGAAGGTTGAAACAACCCAAACTACGTAAGGAGACCCGATCATGAACAAATCCGTCATCCGGAATTACCGGACCGCCGAAGGCCAGCCGGTGGAGAGCAACGGCAATTGCTTTACCGTCAAGCCGGTGGTGCCGTTGAGCGAAGCCAAACAATGCCAGGTGAATTTTGTCGAAGTGGCGCCCGGCAATTATGCCTATGGCTACCATTGGCATGAGATGAATGAAGAGGTGTTCTACATCATCGAAGGCAGAGGCATCGTCCGCACTGCGACCGGCGAAGTCGAAGTCAAGGCCGGCGATGCGATCACCTTTCCGCCCGGACCGGAAGGAACTCATGTGATTCGCAACGCGTCCGAAACGGAAAGATTGGTGTACATTGATTTCGACACCAACAATCCGGCCGAGATCGTCCATCTCCCGGAGGTGAAGAAAATCATGGCGATCGGACCGTTTTCGAACGCCGTTTACGACGAGCAGTAAGCGAAAAGAGGAAGTGCATCGGTGCGTGACATCTGGAATCCGCGGCGGGGCTGCCGGAAAGTCGGCGAAGGATGCCGGCACTGCATGTACTTCCTCGACCGCCGGTGCGGCGGAAACGGCGCGGCCGCCGTACCGGCAATTTCAATGGTCCGCTGCAATGCGACTGTCATGGAGGTTATAGACTCGAAGCTGACCGGTGTGCGGGGATTGCCGCCGAGTGGAACGCGCGCATTCCGGCGTATTTTTTTCATCCGGCCGATTGAAAAATAATA harbors:
- the hxsC gene encoding His-Xaa-Ser system radical SAM maturase HxsC — translated: MKKFRWDIYSNDNTLFVTSQCNNHCLMCAQPPLKRDDVEFHFRRSLKLLEHAPVELPTIGISGGEPTLLGDRLFELLKQIRETLPETTIQLLSNGRAFADPIYTEKLNNVGLDRLLISIPLHSDFCGDHDEITQVKGSWSETMHGLYQLACFKAEIELRIVIQKKNWRRLPKVAEFIYRNLPFVGSVVFMGLEFTGLAIQHEVEVWIDPAEYQQELERAVSILNAYDIPVAIFNLPHCLLPPGLYPYACQSISDWKVFFPETCDSCCRRQECCGLFSTSRKHSEKLHLLTY
- the hxsB gene encoding His-Xaa-Ser system radical SAM maturase HxsB, whose product is MMNERYFLLPFRFRHLAGRELLVNEVGDFLVVPAGTVARIVGRQIRPTEELYKDLIAAFFISESLIPEWLDLYAVRLRTRKAFLNEFTSLHIFVLTLRCNQNCIYCQASSQKQDAVGYDMPEVVLLYSIDLMFQSPAAALTMEFQGGEPSLVPELFRLAVETAERRKVECGKQITYVLCTNCVELSAEVLEICRQYHVLISTSLDGPENLHNHNRGREDSYSRVTTGIARAREWLGEDRVSALMTAAPASLTKPHEIIDTYLELGFHSVFLRSLNPYGVAMQNLDWTEYGERFIAFYRKALDYIISLNRNGTVLVEELTLLFLRRILTPFSDGFVDLRSPSGLMSGVAVYHCDGYVYASDESRMLAACGDFQFRIGPVSESYEKLFHGIQVQDLADVNTVEGIAGCSDCAFQAYCGADPVRNYAVQQDRYGYRPASEVCKKCTAIIEHLFSLIIEREEEVMPVFRRWLAEWNG
- the hxsD gene encoding His-Xaa-Ser system protein HxsD, which produces MIDAIQLKAPTIASFVVDLSIYSDEVISHVLYWMASEYLIMRENSGERQQQISLRKKQGEFSPQELRKLEERLSRDFADYKLREIVERETRDIRTILYVKAFAEFEKTAEFGANDE
- a CDS encoding peptidoglycan-binding protein produces the protein MELKFYRILQGILLASVSSLVNAHGSEVVSFPVIFGNSYMKDRNKPKKNAPDSLILNHHGATSMTLAAHRSHSSHRSHSSHSSHRSGTGGGGGSYYVPQVPSIPATPPVAPRRQPVQSISPKQTRSTPQTAVPQYKLGERNLEEGCYGMDVAELGRLLIKHNFLAANAVVKNGSGEVIFEKNVMAAVKRFQLAAGLSADGLARSSTIKALLIWDQINPEHVAILAAFLVEYEYMTKADLQYDAAGKNICNPQMMKAVVVAGMKTELNVGELIEAALCWNGTERKEWKELIRLLITQRYLSEQDLKRNSAGLVIGTQVVQKAIRQLQTILEISEDGKATSSLIESLKTFKETETE
- a CDS encoding MATE family efflux transporter, whose amino-acid sequence is MKSGETDIRSEFARYVSLNLFGMVGLSLYILADTFFVARGVGRDGLAALNLAIPVFSLISGIGLMIGIGGAAHFSILRGSGRKRTADAVFSGAVKLAVLFSLLFVMIGIFWTERLAQWLGADRTLQPLTIPYIRTLLLFAPAFLGNNLLIAFVRNDGGPRLAMIAMLVGSAANIVLDYLFLFPFGWGMFGAALATGLAPVIGLAILSFHPLPGRNRFHWGSPGFLPEAAGKILVLGMPSFITEFSSGVVMLLFNWTILKLAGNLGVAAYGVIANIALIAVAAFSGVGQGIQPLVSRAHGAGHHEKSRTVLLLALCLALLIGAGLYLILACFPDAVIGIFNREGDEGLQEIARQGTYLYFIALLFMGGNIVAVSFFTAIGRSLPPLLISFLRGPGIIVPILLIFPYFWGLTGVWLVIPAAESATWLLTAALLLKRCHARTGGLAA
- a CDS encoding Rrf2 family transcriptional regulator; translated protein: MKISTRFSVGVHILALLVVCKDYQCTSEFIAGSVNTNPVVIRRLIGRLKKAGLVRVSAGVAGAALAKKPEEITLLDIYRAVGAADSTLFDIHGDTNLHCPVGAHIQSALDGSIRDAQNAMELELASQTLADIVRNIEAECR
- a CDS encoding cupin domain-containing protein, which gives rise to MNKSVIRNYRTAEGQPVESNGNCFTVKPVVPLSEAKQCQVNFVEVAPGNYAYGYHWHEMNEEVFYIIEGRGIVRTATGEVEVKAGDAITFPPGPEGTHVIRNASETERLVYIDFDTNNPAEIVHLPEVKKIMAIGPFSNAVYDEQ